A genomic segment from Prochlorothrix hollandica PCC 9006 = CALU 1027 encodes:
- the rplC gene encoding 50S ribosomal protein L3, with amino-acid sequence MSVGILGTKLGMTQIFDENGKAIPITVVQAGPCRVTQVKTKQTDGYEAIQVGYHEVREKLVNKPTLGHLQKSGAPPLKHLKEYRVAEPLAFELGQTLTVDMFEAGQLVNVTGKSIGRGFAGYQKRHNFARGPMSHGSKNHRLPGSTGAGTTPGRIYPGKRMAGQLGNKTVTIRKLEIVRVDPEQNVLLIKGAVPGKPGALLNIAPF; translated from the coding sequence GTGTCTGTTGGTATTCTCGGCACAAAATTGGGCATGACCCAAATTTTTGACGAAAACGGCAAGGCCATACCCATTACGGTCGTCCAAGCGGGTCCTTGCAGGGTTACTCAGGTGAAAACCAAGCAAACTGATGGTTATGAAGCCATCCAGGTGGGTTATCACGAAGTCCGCGAAAAGTTAGTGAATAAGCCGACCCTGGGCCACCTCCAAAAATCGGGTGCCCCTCCCCTAAAGCACCTCAAAGAGTACCGGGTGGCTGAGCCACTAGCCTTTGAGTTGGGTCAAACCTTAACGGTGGATATGTTTGAGGCCGGTCAACTGGTCAATGTCACCGGTAAGAGCATTGGTCGTGGTTTTGCAGGCTATCAAAAGCGCCACAATTTTGCCCGAGGACCCATGAGCCACGGTTCTAAGAACCATCGCTTGCCCGGTTCCACGGGGGCGGGGACTACCCCAGGGCGTATTTATCCCGGTAAGCGGATGGCGGGTCAATTGGGTAACAAAACCGTTACCATCCGTAAGTTGGAAATTGTCAGAGTTGATCCAGAGCAAAATGTTTTGCTGATCAAAGGTGCTGTTCCTGGCAAACCGGGTGCATTGCTCAATATTGCACCCTTCTAG